The following are encoded in a window of Phreatobacter oligotrophus genomic DNA:
- a CDS encoding sulfite reductase subunit alpha, with the protein MSVQPPSAAFSLIPETAPFTPEQRQWLSGFFAAALAPLVPPGGVLALPETAGAPKANDEASNDDAPWHDPSMALADRMALAEGRPIAPRLMAAMAQQDCGQCGYNCADYANALAAKSEDRLNLCVPGGKDTLRMLKALAPEIGAAPGSAPTLKTEAVPAAAPAVPGRSREAPVAARFLSRRRLNGEGSEKETHHVEFDLTEAGLDYVVGDAFGIFPTNDLGLVDQIIAMLGASHLTEVRGRPLRTVLAEEVSLSPAPDSLFELISFLTGGAQRAKARALATGEDPDGDAANLDVLAVLTKFAGVRPHPEAFVEALEPLQPRLYSISSSIKAQPGRVSLTVDSVRYVIGKRRRLGVASTFLGERVKPGDAVRVYVQRAHAFALPADPATPVIMVGPGTGVAPFRAFLQDRAADKAPGRNWLFYGHQRQATDFFYADELEALKKDGVLTRLSLAWSRDGSQKIYVQDRMRETGADLWSWLADGAHFYICGDAKRMAKDVEAALVDVIAAHGGMTAEAAVAYVQAMKKAGRYQADVY; encoded by the coding sequence ATGAGCGTCCAGCCCCCCTCCGCAGCCTTCTCGCTGATCCCGGAGACGGCCCCGTTCACGCCCGAACAGCGGCAATGGCTGTCCGGGTTCTTCGCAGCCGCCCTTGCGCCCCTGGTGCCGCCCGGCGGCGTCTTGGCCCTGCCGGAGACCGCCGGCGCGCCAAAGGCGAATGACGAGGCGAGCAATGACGACGCGCCCTGGCATGATCCGTCCATGGCGCTCGCCGATCGCATGGCGCTCGCCGAGGGCCGGCCGATCGCGCCGCGGCTCATGGCGGCCATGGCCCAGCAGGATTGCGGACAGTGCGGCTACAATTGCGCCGACTATGCCAATGCGTTGGCCGCCAAGTCCGAGGACCGGCTGAACCTCTGCGTGCCGGGCGGCAAGGACACGCTGCGCATGCTCAAGGCGCTGGCGCCCGAAATCGGCGCGGCGCCCGGCTCGGCTCCGACGTTGAAGACGGAAGCCGTCCCCGCGGCGGCGCCCGCAGTCCCCGGCCGGTCCCGCGAAGCCCCGGTCGCCGCGCGGTTCCTGTCGCGCCGGCGCCTGAATGGCGAGGGTTCGGAGAAGGAGACCCACCACGTCGAGTTCGACCTGACCGAGGCTGGCCTCGACTATGTGGTGGGCGATGCCTTCGGGATCTTTCCCACCAACGACCTCGGCCTTGTCGACCAGATCATCGCCATGCTCGGCGCCTCCCACCTGACGGAGGTCCGCGGGCGGCCGCTGCGCACAGTGCTGGCGGAGGAGGTGTCGCTGTCACCGGCGCCGGACAGCCTGTTCGAGCTGATCTCCTTCCTCACCGGCGGCGCCCAGCGCGCCAAGGCGCGGGCGCTGGCCACGGGCGAGGATCCCGACGGCGACGCCGCCAACCTCGACGTCCTCGCGGTGCTGACGAAATTCGCCGGCGTCCGGCCCCATCCGGAGGCCTTCGTCGAGGCGCTGGAGCCGCTGCAGCCGCGCCTCTATTCCATCTCCTCGTCGATCAAGGCCCAGCCGGGCCGCGTGTCGCTGACCGTCGATTCGGTCCGCTACGTCATCGGCAAGCGCCGCCGCCTCGGCGTCGCCTCGACCTTCCTCGGCGAGCGGGTGAAACCGGGCGATGCCGTGCGGGTCTATGTCCAGCGCGCCCACGCCTTCGCCCTGCCGGCCGATCCGGCGACGCCGGTCATCATGGTGGGACCGGGAACGGGCGTTGCGCCCTTCCGCGCCTTCCTGCAGGACCGCGCCGCCGACAAGGCCCCCGGGCGCAACTGGCTCTTCTATGGACACCAGCGGCAGGCGACCGACTTCTTCTATGCCGACGAGCTCGAGGCCCTGAAGAAGGACGGCGTGCTCACGCGGCTGTCGCTGGCCTGGTCGCGCGACGGCTCGCAGAAGATCTATGTCCAGGACCGCATGCGCGAGACCGGCGCCGATCTGTGGTCCTGGCTCGCCGACGGCGCGCATTTCTACATCTGCGGCGACGCCAAG
- a CDS encoding NirA family protein, producing the protein MSQDFSAEQKRYLEGFAAGAAATRVVAPPAAAAPVPTGPDAPHLAAQDAQVKAGGKLVDAEKWKRDEHPFDAYARLTREAATGKLPGPADNFRWRYHGLFNVAPAQESFMLRMRIPNGILKAHQLAGCADLCERHGGGYLHVTTRANLQMREIRPESVKPLLEELMDLGLVARGSGADNIRNVTGSPLAGIDPTEILDTRPLARDWHFHILNERVLYGLPRKFNVSFDGGGLSPALEETNDIGFQAVRVTEGPEAGIRLRLVLGGISGHHDLARPTGVFCRPEEATAIADAIIRVFIDHGDRTNRNRARLKYVLDAWGFDRFLGAVEDKLGRTLTRIDEALVAPRPATDRYAHVGVHPQRQAGLNWIGVVMAVGRITGDQARGLAAVARDCGDGDVRLTVWQNLILSGVPDGRLAEAEARIAALGFSTRPTPIRAGLVACTGNAGCKFAASNTKKHALEIADHVEARVTIDVPVNIHLTGCHHSCAQHYIGDIGLIGARVPVNEDGDTVEGYDMVVGGGFAEQARIGRPLWKAVKAEDAPRHVEALLRAYLAHRTGPSESFQAFTLRHETADLDALVAPHLAPLKEAAE; encoded by the coding sequence ATGTCACAGGACTTCAGCGCCGAGCAGAAGCGCTATCTCGAAGGTTTTGCAGCAGGTGCCGCCGCCACGCGCGTGGTCGCACCACCGGCTGCTGCCGCCCCGGTACCCACGGGGCCTGACGCTCCGCATCTGGCCGCCCAGGACGCCCAGGTGAAGGCCGGCGGCAAGCTCGTTGACGCCGAAAAGTGGAAGCGCGACGAGCATCCCTTCGACGCCTATGCCCGCCTCACGCGGGAGGCCGCCACCGGCAAGCTGCCCGGTCCGGCCGACAATTTCCGCTGGCGCTACCACGGCCTGTTCAATGTCGCCCCGGCGCAAGAGAGCTTCATGCTCCGGATGCGTATCCCGAACGGCATCCTCAAGGCCCACCAGCTTGCCGGCTGCGCCGATCTCTGCGAGCGCCATGGCGGCGGCTACCTGCACGTGACGACCCGCGCCAACCTGCAGATGCGCGAGATTCGCCCGGAGAGCGTCAAGCCGCTGCTGGAAGAGCTGATGGATCTCGGCCTCGTGGCGCGGGGCTCCGGCGCCGACAACATCCGCAACGTCACGGGATCGCCCCTCGCCGGCATCGACCCGACGGAGATCCTGGACACGCGGCCGCTCGCCCGCGACTGGCACTTCCATATCCTCAACGAGCGGGTGCTCTACGGCCTTCCCCGCAAGTTCAATGTCTCCTTCGATGGCGGCGGCCTGTCGCCGGCGCTGGAGGAGACCAACGATATCGGCTTCCAGGCGGTGCGCGTCACCGAGGGCCCCGAGGCCGGCATTCGCCTCCGCCTCGTCCTCGGCGGCATTTCCGGCCATCATGACCTTGCGCGCCCGACCGGCGTCTTCTGCCGGCCCGAAGAGGCGACGGCGATCGCGGATGCCATCATCCGGGTCTTCATCGACCATGGCGACCGGACGAACCGCAACCGCGCCCGTCTGAAGTATGTGCTGGACGCCTGGGGCTTCGACCGCTTCCTTGGCGCGGTCGAGGACAAGCTTGGGCGGACACTCACCCGCATCGACGAGGCGCTGGTGGCACCGCGTCCCGCCACTGACCGCTATGCCCATGTCGGCGTCCATCCCCAGCGGCAGGCGGGCCTCAACTGGATCGGCGTGGTGATGGCGGTCGGCCGCATAACCGGGGACCAGGCGCGCGGCCTCGCTGCCGTGGCCCGCGATTGCGGCGATGGCGACGTGCGCCTCACCGTCTGGCAGAACCTCATCCTGTCCGGCGTGCCCGACGGGCGCCTCGCCGAGGCGGAAGCACGCATCGCGGCGCTTGGCTTCTCCACCCGGCCGACGCCAATCCGGGCAGGTCTCGTCGCCTGCACCGGCAATGCAGGCTGCAAGTTTGCGGCCTCCAACACCAAGAAGCACGCGCTGGAGATCGCCGACCATGTCGAGGCGCGCGTGACCATCGACGTGCCGGTGAACATCCACCTGACGGGATGCCACCATTCCTGCGCCCAGCACTATATCGGTGATATCGGCCTGATCGGCGCGCGCGTGCCGGTGAACGAGGACGGCGACACGGTCGAGGGCTACGACATGGTCGTCGGCGGCGGGTTCGCCGAGCAGGCCCGCATCGGCCGGCCGCTGTGGAAGGCGGTGAAGGCCGAGGATGCGCCGCGCCATGTCGAGGCGCTGCTGCGCGCCTATCTCGCCCATCGCACAGGCCCATCGGAAAGCTTCCAGGCCTTCACGCTGCGCCATGAGACGGCTGATCTCGACGCGCTGGTCGCGCCCCATCTCGCCCCGCTGAAGGAGGCCGCGGAATGA
- the mdoH gene encoding glucans biosynthesis glucosyltransferase MdoH, translated as MALSMDALTDRPAAPSLRERQAMPAAAPLAMPAQSLRRWRDDERRRLLAPDLWRTPWFSRLVAFGGMAAITVAGGWQMYKVVEAGGVTLLEWAFLAFFVVNFSWIALAFTTGILGLGHLLRHGLNRKPDLPPALRERTAIVMPIYNESPARVFGTVQAIAEDVLATGHGASFDFFFLSDTTDPDIWIAEERSYLALRDRLPDIAIHYRHRPKNTARKAGNIADFVTQWGGNYAHMIVLDADSLMTGETIVALADAMERDPDAGIIQTLPRLINRNTLIARLQQFAARVYGPVCAAGLAVWSGRDSNYWGHNAIIRMEAFASSAGLPDLPGKPPFGGHILSHDFVEAGLIRRRGYAVYMLTHLDGSFEESPPSLMDLAIRDRRWCQGNLQHSRVIGAKGLHWATRQHLATGIMSYVSSPLWLIQLLIGLALALQAAFIRPEYFTNQFTLFPAWPVFDSERAFNLFLFTMAILLAPKIFGWFVTLVNGAARRGCGGAIMLTLSTILEIILSALIAPVMMLIQASSVSSIISGRDTGWKTQRRDDGSIPFRAIVERHWRHTVLGIIAAIAAFSISPYIFAWMSPTIIGLWLAIPTSWASASAGIGWGLRRMRLLLIPEEYAPPPIAERAYQLGKEFEALSLEDGKALDLVHADPAFREVHQQIIQVPPPRVRGKVDADRVIAEAKLTDAHSIEEARQWLSNRESMLILHDRALIALLAALPHEKPAEA; from the coding sequence ATGGCTCTATCGATGGACGCCCTGACCGATCGGCCCGCCGCGCCCAGCTTGCGCGAACGCCAGGCCATGCCGGCCGCTGCTCCCCTCGCAATGCCCGCCCAGTCGCTCCGCCGCTGGCGTGACGATGAGCGCCGCCGCCTTCTCGCGCCCGATCTGTGGCGCACGCCGTGGTTCTCCCGCCTCGTCGCCTTCGGCGGCATGGCGGCCATCACGGTGGCCGGCGGCTGGCAGATGTACAAGGTGGTCGAGGCCGGCGGCGTGACGCTGCTGGAATGGGCCTTCCTCGCCTTCTTCGTCGTCAACTTTTCCTGGATCGCGCTGGCCTTCACGACCGGCATCCTGGGGCTTGGCCATCTCCTCAGGCACGGCCTCAACCGCAAGCCCGACCTGCCGCCCGCCTTGCGCGAGCGCACCGCTATCGTCATGCCGATCTACAACGAGAGCCCGGCGCGGGTGTTCGGCACGGTGCAGGCCATCGCCGAGGACGTGCTGGCCACCGGCCATGGCGCCTCGTTCGACTTCTTCTTCCTCTCCGACACGACGGACCCCGACATCTGGATCGCCGAGGAGCGCTCCTATCTGGCGCTGCGCGACCGTCTGCCGGACATCGCCATCCATTACCGCCACCGGCCAAAGAACACGGCGCGCAAGGCCGGCAACATCGCCGATTTCGTCACGCAGTGGGGCGGCAACTACGCCCACATGATCGTGCTCGATGCCGACAGCCTGATGACCGGCGAGACGATCGTGGCCCTGGCGGATGCCATGGAGCGCGATCCGGATGCCGGCATCATCCAGACGCTTCCCCGGCTCATCAACCGCAACACGCTGATCGCCCGGCTCCAGCAGTTCGCGGCCCGCGTCTACGGGCCGGTCTGCGCCGCGGGCCTTGCCGTCTGGTCAGGCCGCGACAGCAATTACTGGGGTCACAACGCCATCATCCGCATGGAGGCTTTCGCCTCCTCGGCCGGCCTGCCGGACCTGCCGGGCAAGCCGCCCTTCGGCGGGCACATCCTCAGCCACGACTTCGTCGAGGCAGGCCTCATCCGCCGCCGCGGCTATGCCGTCTACATGCTCACCCATCTCGACGGGTCCTTCGAGGAGAGCCCGCCCTCGCTGATGGACCTTGCCATCCGCGACCGGCGCTGGTGCCAGGGCAACTTGCAGCACAGCCGCGTCATCGGCGCGAAGGGCCTGCACTGGGCGACGCGCCAGCACCTCGCCACCGGCATCATGAGCTATGTGTCGAGCCCGCTCTGGCTGATCCAGCTCCTGATCGGCCTGGCGCTGGCCCTGCAGGCGGCCTTCATCCGCCCGGAATATTTCACCAACCAGTTCACGCTCTTCCCGGCCTGGCCGGTCTTCGACTCCGAGCGCGCCTTCAACCTCTTCCTCTTCACCATGGCGATCCTGCTGGCGCCGAAGATCTTCGGCTGGTTCGTCACCCTGGTGAACGGCGCGGCGCGGCGTGGTTGCGGCGGCGCCATCATGCTGACGCTCTCCACCATCCTGGAGATCATCCTCTCCGCGCTCATCGCGCCGGTCATGATGCTGATCCAGGCCAGCTCCGTCTCCTCGATCATCTCGGGACGCGACACCGGCTGGAAGACGCAGCGCCGCGACGACGGCTCGATCCCCTTCCGCGCCATCGTCGAGCGCCACTGGCGCCATACGGTGCTCGGCATCATCGCCGCCATCGCGGCCTTCTCGATCTCGCCCTACATCTTCGCCTGGATGTCGCCGACCATCATCGGCCTGTGGCTCGCCATCCCGACCTCCTGGGCCTCGGCCTCGGCTGGCATCGGCTGGGGCCTGCGGCGGATGCGGCTGCTGCTGATCCCCGAGGAATATGCCCCGCCGCCGATCGCCGAACGGGCCTACCAGCTCGGCAAGGAGTTTGAGGCGCTGTCGCTCGAGGACGGCAAGGCGCTCGACCTCGTCCATGCCGATCCGGCCTTCCGCGAGGTGCACCAGCAGATCATCCAGGTGCCGCCGCCCCGGGTGCGCGGCAAGGTCGACGCCGACCGGGTCATTGCCGAGGCAAAGCTCACCGATGCCCATTCCATCGAGGAGGCCCGGCAATGGCTGTCGAACCGCGAGTCCATGCTCATCCTGCATGACCGCGCCTTGATCGCGCTGCTCGCAGCCCTGCCGCACGAGAAGCCCGCGGAAGCCTGA
- a CDS encoding glucan biosynthesis protein, with translation MPSRRDLLASLLAAPAALTLNRTALAQGSPLQAALAAVSDGQAISRDALLAFAREVSRNPYQAPRADIPRSLQQLSLDQYRQIRMKPDQRVWAGENRGFTLDLLPAGNVFTTPVTIRTVDGGIIRDKRFQADQYDYGQTAPLPTEIQVPYTGFRAYAGLSSGTPADEALVFQGASLFRALARGQVYGVMARGLTLNVAEAQGEEFPSFRSFWIERPGPGGTSLVVHALLDSDSVTGLYRFSLRPGDSTVCDVEVTLFPRNDLQHVGIAPMTANYLFAPNDRANVDDVRGGVHDTQGLQIWNGNGEWIWRPVTNPETLQVSGFVDQNPRGFGLLQRDRRFEAFNDLDARFERRPSVWIEPLGDWGQGQVQLVEIPVNDEFNRNILAYWRPRTPLARGGEHMFTYRMHWCWAPPERPPSAMVVATRTGRAQGGGRRRRFLVDFTAEDFGDREKSAGLRANLTNQRGRVGNIDGRLVPDLKLYRVAFDLDPEAANQVELRLVLEKDGQPQSETWLYRWTP, from the coding sequence ATGCCGAGCCGCCGCGACCTCCTTGCTTCCCTCCTGGCCGCGCCGGCAGCCCTCACGCTGAACCGGACCGCATTGGCCCAGGGGTCGCCGCTCCAGGCGGCGCTGGCAGCCGTTTCCGACGGCCAGGCGATCTCCCGCGATGCCCTGCTGGCCTTCGCCCGCGAGGTGTCCCGCAATCCCTACCAGGCCCCGCGCGCCGACATTCCGCGCTCGCTCCAGCAGCTCTCGCTCGACCAGTACCGGCAGATCCGCATGAAGCCGGACCAGCGGGTTTGGGCGGGCGAAAATCGCGGCTTCACCCTCGACCTGCTGCCGGCCGGCAATGTCTTCACCACGCCGGTGACGATCCGGACCGTCGATGGCGGCATCATCCGCGACAAGCGTTTCCAGGCCGACCAGTACGACTATGGCCAGACAGCGCCGCTGCCGACCGAGATCCAGGTCCCCTATACCGGCTTTCGCGCCTATGCGGGCCTGAGCAGCGGCACGCCGGCCGACGAAGCCCTGGTCTTCCAGGGGGCGAGCCTGTTCCGGGCGCTCGCCCGTGGACAGGTCTATGGCGTCATGGCGCGCGGATTGACGCTCAACGTCGCCGAGGCGCAGGGCGAGGAGTTCCCCTCCTTCCGCTCCTTCTGGATCGAGCGGCCCGGCCCGGGCGGCACCAGCCTCGTCGTCCACGCCCTGCTCGATTCGGACAGCGTGACGGGCCTGTACCGCTTCTCCTTGAGGCCGGGCGATTCCACCGTCTGCGATGTCGAGGTCACGCTCTTCCCGCGCAACGACCTCCAGCATGTCGGCATCGCGCCGATGACGGCGAACTACCTCTTCGCGCCGAATGACCGCGCCAATGTCGACGACGTGCGCGGCGGGGTCCACGACACCCAGGGCCTGCAGATCTGGAACGGCAATGGCGAGTGGATCTGGCGCCCGGTGACCAATCCCGAGACCTTGCAGGTCTCCGGTTTCGTCGACCAGAACCCGCGCGGCTTCGGCCTGTTACAGCGCGACCGCCGCTTCGAGGCCTTCAACGACCTCGATGCCCGTTTCGAGCGTCGGCCGAGCGTGTGGATCGAACCGCTGGGCGACTGGGGCCAGGGCCAGGTGCAGCTGGTGGAGATCCCGGTCAACGACGAGTTCAATCGCAACATCCTCGCCTACTGGCGCCCGCGGACGCCGCTGGCGCGGGGCGGCGAGCACATGTTCACCTACCGGATGCACTGGTGCTGGGCCCCGCCCGAGCGGCCGCCGAGCGCCATGGTCGTGGCAACCCGGACCGGTCGCGCCCAGGGCGGCGGACGGCGGCGTCGCTTCCTCGTGGACTTCACCGCCGAGGATTTTGGCGATCGCGAGAAATCGGCGGGCCTGCGCGCCAATCTCACCAACCAGCGGGGCCGCGTCGGCAATATCGACGGCCGGCTCGTGCCGGACCTGAAACTCTACCGTGTCGCTTTCGACCTTGACCCGGAGGCCGCCAATCAGGTCGAACTGCGGCTGGTCCTCGAAAAGGACGGACAGCCGCAAAGCGAGACATGGCTCTATCGATGGACGCCCTGA
- a CDS encoding DMT family transporter has product MAASAEARRAYLLLLAMPLFFSSNLVIARGVGDAIPPFTLALLRWGVAVLILLPFTWRGIVEAAPVLRGSWRRLLVLGFLGMWICGAGVYMALSLTTATNGTLIYTTSPILVLVIERLVFGKPLPAARLLGVVLAMAGVAVIVLKGDLTALARLDFNIGDIGIAAAALAWAGYSLVLRDETLARVPTLPLFAVIAMAGVLTLLPFSVVELATVGGWPMRPGLWAAVGGLALFSAVGAFSLYQYGVKVVGPAVTSCFLYLLPVYGVGMSVAFLGEAFGIHHLVGMALVLVGLVAATVPPDVVATLRATLHAKIVGPRGQPPPSSAP; this is encoded by the coding sequence ATGGCAGCATCGGCAGAAGCGAGGCGCGCCTACCTGCTGCTGCTCGCCATGCCGCTGTTCTTCTCCTCCAACCTTGTCATCGCCCGCGGTGTCGGCGACGCGATCCCGCCCTTCACGCTGGCATTGCTGCGCTGGGGTGTGGCCGTCCTCATCCTCCTGCCCTTCACCTGGCGCGGCATCGTCGAGGCGGCGCCGGTGCTGCGGGGAAGCTGGCGGCGCCTCCTTGTCCTCGGCTTTCTCGGCATGTGGATCTGTGGCGCAGGCGTCTACATGGCGCTGTCGCTGACGACCGCGACCAATGGGACCCTGATCTACACGACCTCGCCGATTCTGGTGCTGGTGATCGAGCGCCTCGTCTTCGGCAAGCCGCTGCCGGCGGCGCGATTGCTCGGCGTGGTGCTGGCCATGGCGGGCGTCGCCGTCATCGTTCTGAAGGGCGACCTGACGGCTCTCGCCCGCCTCGACTTCAATATCGGTGACATCGGGATCGCGGCAGCGGCCCTCGCCTGGGCCGGCTATTCGCTGGTCCTGCGCGACGAGACACTGGCCAGGGTGCCAACGCTTCCGCTCTTCGCCGTCATCGCCATGGCGGGGGTCCTGACCCTCCTGCCCTTCTCGGTGGTGGAGCTTGCGACCGTCGGCGGGTGGCCGATGCGACCTGGCCTCTGGGCAGCCGTTGGCGGACTCGCCCTGTTCTCGGCGGTTGGCGCCTTCTCCCTCTACCAGTACGGGGTGAAGGTGGTCGGCCCTGCCGTGACCTCCTGCTTCCTCTACCTCCTGCCGGTCTATGGGGTCGGCATGTCGGTCGCCTTCCTCGGCGAGGCCTTCGGGATCCACCATCTCGTCGGCATGGCGCTGGTCCTGGTCGGGCTTGTTGCGGCGACGGTGCCGCCCGACGTCGTCGCGACGCTGCGGGCGACCCTTCATGCGAAAATTGTCGGTCCGAGAGGCCAGCCTCCCCCCTCCTCAGCGCCCTAA
- the pimA gene encoding dicarboxylate--CoA ligase PimA: protein MASRPFAWEKSYPPGVRWDTPIRIGTIGSLIDTATATFGTRAAFEFRDQIITYEDLGRRVRQFASALLQAGLGADDTVALYLPNMPTHPISFFGAGKAGVRLVHLSPLDAERVLAYKLKDSGARTLVTSNIAPLFGMALKLHAQGLIDRLIVAEDADFGPSGLPTLPIPDDPRIVTFSAFVASATEPASWPKVEPETVALLQYTGGTTGLPKGAMLSHKNITAAVSIYDAWQAALPTGDPEKDKIILVLPLFHIYALTSVMLRQITRGACLLLRMRFDPDQTFDDFEKRRATIFPGVPTMWIALVNHPRFATADLSSLIYAASGGAPLPVEIARRFEQRAGFRLTGGWGMTETSPSGTNVPNFGVSKPGTIGLPLPGLEMDICALDDPARTLPPGEVGEIRIRGPNVTRGYWNKPEETAASYVDDWFLTGDIGYMDEDGFFFIVDRKKDMIISGGFNVYPQMIEQAIYEHPAVGEVIVLGVPDTYRGEAAKAFVTLREGAKPFSLDELQAFLKDKVGRHEMPQGLEFRDSLPKTPVGKLSRAELRSEIKAAV, encoded by the coding sequence ATGGCATCCAGGCCGTTTGCTTGGGAAAAGTCCTATCCGCCGGGCGTCCGCTGGGACACGCCGATCCGCATCGGCACGATCGGAAGCCTGATCGATACGGCGACCGCGACCTTCGGCACGCGAGCGGCGTTCGAGTTCCGCGACCAGATCATCACCTATGAGGACCTGGGGCGGCGTGTCCGCCAGTTTGCCTCAGCGCTGCTGCAGGCCGGGCTCGGCGCTGACGACACCGTCGCGCTGTACCTCCCGAACATGCCGACCCATCCGATTTCCTTCTTCGGTGCGGGCAAGGCAGGGGTCCGGCTCGTCCATCTCTCGCCCCTCGATGCCGAGCGGGTGCTGGCCTACAAGCTGAAGGATTCCGGCGCGCGAACCCTCGTCACGTCGAACATCGCGCCGCTCTTTGGCATGGCGCTGAAGCTGCACGCGCAGGGGCTCATCGACCGGCTCATCGTCGCCGAGGACGCCGATTTCGGTCCGTCCGGCCTCCCGACCCTGCCGATCCCCGACGATCCCCGCATCGTCACCTTCTCGGCTTTCGTCGCGAGCGCGACAGAGCCGGCCAGCTGGCCCAAGGTGGAGCCGGAGACGGTGGCGCTGCTCCAGTATACCGGCGGGACGACGGGCCTGCCGAAGGGCGCGATGCTCAGCCACAAGAACATCACCGCGGCGGTGTCGATCTATGACGCCTGGCAGGCGGCGCTGCCCACCGGCGACCCCGAGAAGGACAAGATCATCCTCGTCCTGCCGCTGTTCCACATCTACGCCCTGACCAGCGTCATGCTGCGGCAGATCACCCGCGGCGCCTGCCTGCTGCTGCGCATGCGCTTCGATCCGGACCAGACCTTCGATGATTTCGAGAAGCGCCGGGCCACGATCTTCCCGGGCGTGCCGACCATGTGGATCGCGCTGGTCAACCATCCGCGCTTCGCCACCGCGGACCTCTCCTCGCTGATCTACGCCGCCTCGGGCGGCGCACCGCTGCCTGTGGAGATCGCCCGCCGCTTCGAGCAGCGCGCCGGCTTCCGCCTGACCGGCGGCTGGGGCATGACCGAGACCTCCCCCTCCGGCACCAATGTGCCGAATTTCGGCGTCTCCAAGCCCGGCACGATCGGTCTGCCGCTGCCGGGGCTCGAGATGGACATCTGCGCCCTCGACGACCCGGCGCGCACCCTGCCGCCCGGCGAGGTCGGTGAAATCCGCATCCGCGGCCCGAATGTCACCCGCGGCTACTGGAACAAGCCGGAAGAGACGGCCGCCTCCTATGTCGATGACTGGTTCCTCACCGGTGACATCGGCTACATGGACGAGGACGGGTTCTTCTTCATCGTCGATCGCAAGAAGGACATGATCATTTCCGGCGGATTCAACGTCTATCCGCAGATGATCGAACAGGCGATCTACGAGCATCCCGCCGTCGGCGAGGTCATCGTCCTCGGCGTGCCCGACACCTATCGCGGCGAGGCGGCGAAGGCCTTCGTCACCCTCCGCGAGGGCGCGAAGCCCTTCAGCCTCGACGAGCTTCAGGCCTTTCTCAAGGACAAGGTCGGCCGGCACGAGATGCCCCAGGGGCTCGAATTCCGTGACAGCCTGCCGAAGACGCCGGTGGGCAAGCTCTCGCGGGCCGAGCTCAGGAGCGAGATCAAGGCGGCTGTCTGA
- the queF gene encoding preQ(1) synthase, which translates to MTDLKLGKTVDIPASPEAAELDRVPNPHPDTDYVARFVAPEFTSLCPVTGQPDFAHLVIDYVPDQWLVESKSLKLYLTSFRNHGAFHEDCTVAIGKRLRDLLGPRWLRIGGYWYPRGGIPIDVFWQTGTPPAGVWIPDQGVAPYRGRG; encoded by the coding sequence ATGACCGACCTGAAACTGGGCAAGACCGTCGACATCCCCGCCTCGCCCGAGGCGGCCGAGCTCGACCGCGTGCCGAACCCCCATCCCGACACCGACTATGTCGCGCGTTTCGTCGCGCCGGAATTCACCTCGCTCTGTCCGGTGACGGGGCAGCCGGACTTCGCGCATCTCGTCATCGACTATGTGCCGGACCAGTGGCTGGTCGAGTCGAAGTCGCTGAAGCTCTACCTGACCTCGTTCCGCAACCACGGCGCGTTCCACGAGGACTGCACGGTGGCCATCGGCAAGCGCCTGCGCGACCTGCTCGGGCCGCGCTGGCTGCGGATCGGCGGCTACTGGTACCCGCGTGGCGGCATTCCCATCGACGTGTTCTGGCAGACGGGAACGCCGCCGGCCGGCGTGTGGATCCCCGACCAGGGCGTTGCGCCCTATCGTGGCCGCGGCTGA